A stretch of DNA from Dehalococcoidia bacterium:
CGTCTGATCGCCGGCCGCGGCCGCTGCGCCGGGCTACCGCGCCTCGACGGGCGCCGCCTGGCGCTGCTCCACGCCGAGCCCCAGCCGCGCCTCGAAGGCCTCGAGCTGCGGCGAGACGTGGTACGCCTGCGCGACGTGCTCGGCCACGGCCTCCTGCGTTTTGAGACCCGCGCCCGTAATATACGCCACGGTGACCTCATCGCGCCCGATCTGGCCCGTTTCCACGAGCTGCTTCAGCGAGGCGATCACCACGCCGCCGGCCGTCTCGGCGAAGATGCCTTCCGTCTCGGCCAGCAGCTTCATGCCTTCGATCACCTCGGCGTCCGAGACGGAGGCGCAGGCGCCGCTCGTCTCCTTGAGCTGGCGCAGGGCGTAGTAGCCGTCGGCCGGGTTGCCGATCGCCAGCGACTTGGCGATGGTCTTCGGCTTCACGGGGCGGAAGTTCATCGAGCCTTCGCGGTAGGCTGTGGCCACGGGCGAGCAGCCGTCCGCCTGGGCGCCGGACATGCGCGTGTGCACTGGGCCGATCAGCCCGACCTTTTCGAACTCCTTGAGCCCCTTATAGATCTTGGTGAAGAGCGAGCCGCTGGCGATCGGCGCCACGCAGTGGTCCGGCGCCCGCCAGCCGAGCTGTTCCGCCGTCTCGAAGCCGAGCGTGCGGCTGCCCTCGGAGTAATAGGGCCGCACGTTGATGTTGACGAAGGCCCAGGGGTAGCGGTCGGCGACTTCGGTGCAGAGGCGGTTGACCTCGTCGTAGTTGCCATCAACGGCGATCAGGTGCGGCGCGTAGATGGCAGAGCCAAGGACTTTGCCGGATTCGAGGTCGCTGGGAATGAAGACGTACGCCTCCATGCCGGCGCGGGCGGCGTGCGCCGAGACGCTGTTGGCGAGGTTGCCCGTGGAGGCGCAGGCGAGCGTGCTGTAGCCCAGCTCGCGCGCCTTCGAGCTGCCGATGGCGACCACGCGGTCCTTGAACGACCAGGTGGGATTGACCGTGTCGTTCTTGATGTAGAGCTCACGCAGGCCGAGCCGCTCCGCCAGGTTGCGGCTGCGCACCAGCGGCGTGAAACCGGCGTGCAGGTCGATGCGCTGCGCCGCATCGACGGGCAGGAAGTCGGCGTAACGCCA
This window harbors:
- the thrC gene encoding threonine synthase, with protein sequence MTFATALRCRECAREYPLAALHVCEFCFGPVEVAYDYAAIARATSRGRIAAGPETMWRYADFLPVDAAQRIDLHAGFTPLVRSRNLAERLGLRELYIKNDTVNPTWSFKDRVVAIGSSKARELGYSTLACASTGNLANSVSAHAARAGMEAYVFIPSDLESGKVLGSAIYAPHLIAVDGNYDEVNRLCTEVADRYPWAFVNINVRPYYSEGSRTLGFETAEQLGWRAPDHCVAPIASGSLFTKIYKGLKEFEKVGLIGPVHTRMSGAQADGCSPVATAYREGSMNFRPVKPKTIAKSLAIGNPADGYYALRQLKETSGACASVSDAEVIEGMKLLAETEGIFAETAGGVVIASLKQLVETGQIGRDEVTVAYITGAGLKTQEAVAEHVAQAYHVSPQLEAFEARLGLGVEQRQAAPVEAR